The Flavobacterium sp. 1 genome contains the following window.
CATCTTAAGGAAAGGATTAAAACATTTTGGTTTTAAGAAAATCGCAAAAATGAATAATATTTTGGTACTTGGAGTTGCAGGTGGCAGCGTGATTAAAACATTGGTAGATGAAATTCATTTTGAAGGTCAAATCACCGGCGTTGATATTGATCCGGATATTATTAAAATTGCAAATGAATATTTTAAATTAGACGAAATAAAAAATTTAAATATCATAATTGATGATGCTTTTGAATTTGTATTGAAAACAAAAGACCGTTATGATTTGATTATTGTTGACATTTTTCAGGATACGAAAATGCCAAATTTTCTATTTGAAAAATTCTTTATTAATAGAATTTGCTTTTTGCTAAAAACTAAAGGAATCATTCTTTTTAACACAATGTGTCTGACTCCTGGAGATAATGTAAGAAATCATAATTTTATTAAAGACTTCAATGATGAGGGGTATAAAATACAGTCAATCCCGAGAGTTGAACTCCATAATGAATTGATTATTATTGAAAAACTGAATTGAAAAATGCTTCTTTAATCTAAATCAAAGAAGCATTTTTCGAGCTTTTTCTAAATCTTCAGGAGTATCAATTCCGATACCAACATGTGTGGTTTCTACCATTTTGATGCGCTTTCCAAATTCCAGATAACGCAATTGCTCCAGTTTTTCGGAGGCTTCTAATGATTTCATGGGTAAACTATAAAAATCCAATAACGCCTGTTTTCTAAAAGCATAAATTCCGATGTGCTGCAT
Protein-coding sequences here:
- a CDS encoding spermidine synthase, giving the protein MLRKLLSYIIPIKIYKTNSALSKTIEVTWANGELVLDSENTNYSYGSLQRILRKGLKHFGFKKIAKMNNILVLGVAGGSVIKTLVDEIHFEGQITGVDIDPDIIKIANEYFKLDEIKNLNIIIDDAFEFVLKTKDRYDLIIVDIFQDTKMPNFLFEKFFINRICFLLKTKGIILFNTMCLTPGDNVRNHNFIKDFNDEGYKIQSIPRVELHNELIIIEKLN